A genomic segment from Pseudomonas mendocina encodes:
- the ehuB gene encoding ectoine/hydroxyectoine ABC transporter substrate-binding protein EhuB — protein sequence MSSVIPSRLGHLALASVLIAGFATGTQASTLDKVKDSSSVRIGYANETPFAYTALDGSVTGESPEIVKKIFERMGVEKINPVLTEWGSLIPGLRASRFDLIAAGMYITPERCKQVLFTDPHYQLPDTLLTKAGNPKNLHSYEDIAKSGAKLAIMSGTVNLGYARNAGISDDQILQVPDTTAQLQAVRAGRADAAVGTQLTMKGLADKGGDSVEAISEFKDDPAHTGYGALAFRPEDKELRDAVNAQLKEWIGSEDHLATVKPFGFDQSNITDKTAAELCGQ from the coding sequence ATGAGCAGCGTTATTCCCTCCCGACTCGGCCACCTCGCACTGGCCTCCGTACTGATCGCCGGTTTTGCTACCGGCACCCAGGCGTCCACGCTGGACAAGGTCAAGGACAGCAGCAGCGTACGCATCGGTTACGCCAACGAAACGCCGTTCGCCTATACCGCCCTCGACGGCAGCGTCACCGGCGAGTCGCCAGAAATCGTCAAGAAGATCTTCGAGCGCATGGGCGTGGAGAAGATCAACCCGGTGCTCACCGAATGGGGCTCCTTGATCCCCGGCCTGCGCGCCAGCCGCTTCGACCTGATCGCCGCCGGCATGTACATCACTCCCGAACGCTGCAAGCAGGTGCTGTTCACCGACCCGCACTACCAGTTGCCCGATACGCTGCTGACCAAGGCCGGTAACCCGAAGAACCTGCACAGCTACGAAGACATCGCCAAGAGCGGCGCCAAGTTGGCGATCATGTCCGGCACGGTGAACCTGGGCTATGCCCGTAACGCCGGCATCAGCGACGACCAGATCCTCCAGGTGCCGGACACTACCGCGCAGTTGCAGGCCGTGCGCGCCGGTCGCGCCGATGCCGCGGTCGGCACTCAGCTGACCATGAAGGGCCTGGCCGACAAGGGCGGCGACAGCGTCGAAGCCATCAGCGAGTTCAAGGACGATCCGGCCCACACCGGCTACGGCGCCCTGGCCTTCCGCCCGGAAGACAAGGAGCTGCGTGATGCGGTCAATGCCCAATTGAAGGAATGGATCGGCAGCGAGGATCACCTGGCCACGGTCAAGCCCTTCGGTTTCGACCAGTCCAACATCACCGACAAGACCGCCGCCGAACTCTGCGGCCAGTAA
- the doeB gene encoding N(2)-acetyl-L-2,4-diaminobutanoate deacetylase DoeB: MTQLRDNPISPTVDFDRDGVQHGFLKLPYSRDDSAWGAVMIPLTVVKNGSGPTALLTGGNHGDEYEGPLALSKLAQRLRAEDVTGRVIIVPFMNTPAVQAGTRTSPIDQGNLNRSFPGKPDGTVTQKIADYFQRSLLPMADVVLDIHSGGKTLEFLPFAACHVLPDKAQDAACAAGMRAFAAPYCMRMLELDAVGMYDTAAEEQGKVFVTTELGGGGSSTAKSLAIAERGVRNLLIHFGLLQGEIEAGESVMLDMPDGDCFVASEDDGLLEMCRDLGELVEKGEVIARVHSARRTGAPAAEYRAKRSGLLAARHFPGLVKSGDTLAVIAEVVG, translated from the coding sequence ATGACCCAACTGCGCGACAACCCCATCAGCCCCACGGTCGATTTCGACCGTGACGGCGTACAGCACGGCTTCCTCAAGCTGCCCTATTCCCGTGACGATTCGGCCTGGGGTGCGGTGATGATCCCGCTCACCGTGGTGAAGAACGGCAGCGGCCCCACCGCGCTGCTTACCGGTGGCAACCATGGCGACGAGTACGAAGGCCCGCTGGCGCTGAGCAAGCTGGCCCAGCGCCTGCGCGCCGAGGACGTCACTGGCCGGGTGATCATCGTGCCGTTCATGAACACCCCGGCCGTGCAGGCCGGCACCCGCACCTCGCCGATCGACCAGGGCAATCTCAACCGCAGCTTCCCCGGCAAGCCGGACGGCACGGTGACGCAGAAGATCGCCGATTACTTCCAGCGCAGCCTGCTGCCCATGGCCGACGTGGTGCTGGATATCCATTCCGGCGGCAAGACCCTGGAATTTCTGCCCTTCGCCGCCTGTCACGTGCTGCCGGACAAGGCCCAGGACGCCGCCTGCGCCGCCGGCATGCGCGCCTTCGCCGCGCCCTACTGCATGCGCATGCTGGAGCTCGATGCGGTGGGCATGTACGACACCGCCGCCGAGGAACAGGGCAAGGTCTTCGTCACCACCGAGCTGGGTGGCGGCGGCAGCAGCACGGCGAAAAGCCTGGCCATCGCCGAGCGCGGCGTGCGCAACCTGTTGATCCACTTCGGCCTGCTGCAGGGTGAGATCGAGGCAGGCGAGTCGGTGATGCTGGATATGCCCGACGGCGACTGCTTCGTCGCCAGCGAAGACGATGGCCTGCTGGAGATGTGCCGCGATCTCGGCGAGCTGGTCGAGAAGGGCGAAGTGATCGCCCGCGTGCACAGCGCCCGTCGTACCGGCGCGCCGGCTGCCGAATATCGCGCCAAACGCAGTGGCCTGCTCGCTGCGCGGCATTTTCCGGGGTTAGTAAAAAGTGGTGATACCCTCGCCGTGATTGCCGAGGTGGTGGGCTAG
- the ehuC gene encoding ectoine/hydroxyectoine ABC transporter permease subunit EhuC codes for MTDLLPLLLQGAWVTVQVTFWGSLLAIVSAVIAALGRLSPIAPLRWLAITYIEIFRGTSLLVQLFWLYFVLPMPPFNVEMSAFTVAVVGLGLHIGAYGAEVMRGAIRSVAKGQYEACTALNMRPSKRFMRIILPQALLAAIPPGTNLLIELLKNTSLVSLITLSDLAFRARQLDQATFMTLEIFALTLLLYFVMAQVINLGMRLLEKRLSRGRMRGGLQ; via the coding sequence ATGACCGATCTTCTTCCCCTGCTGCTGCAAGGCGCCTGGGTCACCGTGCAAGTCACCTTCTGGGGCTCGCTGCTGGCCATCGTCTCGGCAGTGATCGCCGCCCTGGGCCGGCTGTCGCCCATCGCCCCACTGCGCTGGCTGGCGATCACCTATATCGAAATCTTTCGCGGCACTTCGCTGCTGGTGCAGCTGTTCTGGCTGTACTTCGTGCTGCCGATGCCGCCGTTCAACGTCGAGATGAGCGCCTTCACCGTGGCCGTCGTCGGCCTCGGCCTGCACATCGGCGCCTATGGCGCGGAAGTGATGCGCGGCGCCATCCGCTCGGTGGCCAAGGGTCAGTACGAGGCCTGCACGGCGCTGAACATGCGACCGTCGAAACGCTTCATGCGCATCATCCTGCCGCAGGCACTGCTGGCAGCGATCCCGCCCGGCACCAACCTGCTGATCGAACTGCTGAAGAACACCTCGCTGGTCTCGCTGATCACCCTGTCCGACCTGGCCTTCCGCGCCCGCCAGCTGGACCAGGCGACCTTCATGACCCTGGAGATCTTCGCCCTGACCCTGCTGCTGTATTTCGTCATGGCCCAGGTGATCAACCTCGGCATGCGCCTGCTGGAAAAACGCCTGAGCCGTGGCCGGATGCGCGGAGGCTTGCAATGA
- the choX gene encoding choline ABC transporter substrate-binding protein produces MTLKTILLGASLLAFTCGAQAQAESASCSMVTLADPGWSDIAVTNGIASLLLDGLGYKAQTRTLAVPIIFAGLQKGQVDVFLGNWMPAGQHDYDRYVASGQIDKVVENLGGTEYTLAVPTYAYEAGVKDFNDLAKFADKFGKKIYGIGSGSPANDYIRQMIAGNEFGLGDWQLVESSEQAMLVQVGRAVKRDEFVVFLGWTPHPMNVQFDMQYLKGGEKFFGSTGSVNTLARKGYVAECPNVGKLLTNLKFTQQMENTIMDDVLNRKVANATAIRNWIKANPEVLDGWLEGVKTRDGGDGLAAVKAKL; encoded by the coding sequence ATGACGCTCAAGACCATCCTCCTCGGCGCCTCGCTGCTGGCCTTCACCTGTGGCGCCCAGGCGCAAGCCGAAAGCGCCAGCTGCAGCATGGTGACCCTCGCCGATCCGGGCTGGAGCGACATCGCGGTCACCAACGGCATCGCCAGCCTGCTGCTCGATGGCCTGGGCTACAAAGCGCAGACGCGCACCCTGGCCGTGCCGATCATCTTCGCCGGGTTGCAGAAAGGGCAGGTCGACGTGTTCCTCGGCAACTGGATGCCGGCCGGCCAGCACGACTACGACCGCTACGTGGCCAGCGGGCAGATCGACAAGGTGGTGGAAAACCTCGGCGGCACCGAATACACCCTGGCCGTGCCGACCTACGCCTATGAAGCCGGCGTGAAGGACTTCAACGACCTCGCCAAATTCGCCGACAAGTTCGGCAAGAAGATCTACGGCATTGGCTCCGGCTCGCCGGCCAACGACTACATCCGCCAGATGATCGCCGGCAACGAGTTCGGCCTGGGCGACTGGCAACTGGTGGAATCCAGCGAGCAGGCGATGCTGGTGCAGGTCGGCCGCGCGGTGAAGCGCGACGAATTCGTGGTGTTCCTCGGCTGGACGCCGCACCCGATGAACGTGCAGTTCGACATGCAGTACCTCAAGGGCGGCGAGAAATTCTTCGGCAGCACCGGCTCGGTCAACACCCTGGCGCGCAAGGGCTATGTGGCCGAATGCCCGAACGTGGGCAAGCTGCTGACCAACCTGAAGTTCACCCAGCAGATGGAAAACACCATCATGGACGACGTGCTTAATCGCAAAGTGGCCAACGCCACGGCGATCAGGAACTGGATCAAGGCCAACCCCGAGGTGCTCGATGGCTGGCTGGAGGGTGTGAAAACCCGTGATGGCGGTGACGGGCTGGCGGCGGTGAAGGCGAAGCTCTAA
- a CDS encoding GNAT family N-acetyltransferase, with the protein MLEIRPINADDHAAWLPLWHGYQHFYQANIPSATSALTWQRFLDPIEPMNAALAWIDGEAVGLVHFIYHRSCWTKGDYCYLQDLYVAENIRGTGIGRALIEHVYAQARAAGASRVHWLTQETNYRGRQLYDRIADRTGFIQYRKLF; encoded by the coding sequence ATGCTCGAAATCCGCCCTATCAACGCCGACGACCACGCCGCGTGGCTGCCGCTATGGCACGGCTACCAACACTTCTACCAGGCCAATATTCCCAGCGCGACCAGCGCACTGACCTGGCAGCGTTTCCTCGACCCGATCGAACCCATGAATGCCGCACTCGCCTGGATCGATGGCGAAGCCGTCGGCCTGGTGCACTTCATCTACCACCGTAGTTGCTGGACCAAGGGCGACTACTGCTACCTGCAGGACCTGTACGTGGCCGAGAACATTCGTGGCACCGGCATCGGCCGTGCGTTGATCGAGCATGTCTATGCACAGGCGCGGGCAGCCGGCGCCAGCCGCGTACACTGGCTCACTCAGGAAACCAACTACCGCGGTCGCCAGCTCTACGACCGTATCGCCGATCGCACCGGCTTCATCCAGTACAGGAAGCTGTTTTGA
- the doeA gene encoding ectoine hydrolase DoeA (DoeA (degradation of ectoine A) is also called EutD (ectoine utilization D).): MSEIVVNLPFSREEYAQRLAKTRNAMQARGIELLIVTDPSNMAWLTGYDGWSFYVHQCVLLALDGEPVWYGRGQDANGAKRTVFMQPSNIVGYPDHYVQSTERHPMDYLSKEVIDARGWDRLCIGVELDNYYFSAAAYGSLQRNLPNARFVDSTALVNWQRAIKSPTEISYMRVAAKIVEQMHAAIFDKIEPGLRKNELVAEIYRTGILGADGHGGDYPAIVPLLPTGADASAPHLTWDDSPMISGAGTFFEIAGCYKRYHCPLSRTIYLGKPPQHFLDGEKAVVEGIAAGLEAAKPGNTTGDIARAFFKVLEKFGIHKDSRCGYPIGISYPPDWGERTMSLRPSDESVLQPGMTFHFMPGLWLDDWGLEITESILITDSGVETFCDVPRKLFVKD, translated from the coding sequence ATGTCCGAAATCGTCGTCAACCTCCCCTTCAGCCGGGAGGAATATGCCCAGCGCCTGGCCAAGACGCGCAACGCCATGCAGGCCAGGGGCATCGAGCTGCTGATCGTCACCGATCCGTCCAACATGGCCTGGCTCACCGGTTATGACGGCTGGTCGTTCTACGTGCACCAGTGCGTGCTGCTGGCGCTCGATGGCGAGCCGGTCTGGTACGGTCGCGGCCAGGACGCCAACGGCGCCAAGCGCACGGTGTTCATGCAGCCGAGCAATATCGTCGGCTACCCCGACCACTACGTGCAGTCCACCGAGCGCCACCCGATGGACTACCTGTCCAAGGAGGTCATCGACGCCCGTGGCTGGGACAGGCTCTGCATCGGCGTCGAACTGGATAACTACTACTTCAGCGCCGCCGCCTATGGCTCGCTGCAGCGCAACCTGCCGAACGCGCGTTTCGTCGATTCGACTGCGCTGGTCAACTGGCAGCGGGCGATCAAGTCGCCCACCGAGATCAGCTACATGCGCGTCGCGGCGAAGATCGTCGAGCAGATGCACGCGGCGATCTTCGACAAGATCGAGCCGGGCCTGCGCAAGAACGAGCTGGTGGCCGAGATCTACCGCACCGGCATCCTCGGTGCAGACGGCCATGGCGGCGACTATCCGGCCATCGTCCCGCTGCTGCCCACCGGCGCCGATGCCAGCGCGCCGCACCTGACCTGGGACGACTCGCCGATGATCAGCGGCGCCGGTACCTTCTTCGAGATCGCCGGTTGCTACAAGCGCTATCACTGCCCGCTGTCGCGCACCATCTACCTGGGCAAGCCGCCGCAGCATTTCCTCGACGGCGAGAAGGCTGTGGTCGAAGGCATCGCCGCCGGCCTGGAAGCAGCCAAGCCGGGCAATACCACCGGCGATATCGCCCGCGCCTTCTTCAAGGTGCTGGAGAAGTTCGGCATCCACAAAGACAGCCGCTGCGGCTACCCCATCGGTATCAGTTATCCACCGGACTGGGGCGAGCGCACCATGAGCCTGCGCCCGAGCGACGAGAGCGTGCTGCAGCCGGGGATGACCTTCCACTTCATGCCCGGCCTGTGGCTGGACGACTGGGGCCTGGAGATCACCGAGTCGATCCTGATCACCGACAGCGGCGTGGAAACCTTCTGCGACGTGCCGCGCAAACTGTTCGTGAAGGACTGA
- the eutC gene encoding ectoine utilization protein EutC — MAKTLILNQADLRDCVGLDTDSLAVVENAFRLLATAAVAMPPILRLDVPEHNGEVDVKTAYLPGVAHFAIKVSPGFFDNPKLGLPSLNGLMMLFSAQTGLADALLLDNGYLTAVRTAAAGAIAAKWLAREDAKVVAILGAGEQARLQLQALRLVREVREVRIWARDPAKAQAMAAELNDARAVDSVDAALDGADIAITTTPSREPLIQPQHLRSGLHITAMGSDAEHKNEIAPAVLARVDAYVADRLSQTRVLGELNHAIAAGLVHAEDDFAELGQVIAGQRPGRTAPEQITLCDLTGTGAQDTAIASLAYQRAVAAGKGLSFDS; from the coding sequence ATGGCCAAGACCCTGATTCTCAACCAGGCCGACCTGCGCGACTGCGTCGGCCTCGACACCGACAGCCTGGCAGTGGTGGAAAACGCCTTCCGCCTGCTGGCCACTGCCGCCGTGGCGATGCCGCCGATCCTGCGTCTGGACGTGCCCGAGCATAACGGCGAGGTGGACGTGAAGACCGCTTACCTGCCCGGAGTGGCGCACTTCGCGATCAAGGTCAGCCCCGGTTTCTTCGACAACCCCAAGCTTGGCCTGCCCAGCCTCAATGGCCTGATGATGCTGTTCTCGGCACAGACCGGCCTGGCCGATGCGCTGCTGCTGGACAACGGCTACCTCACTGCCGTGCGCACTGCCGCCGCCGGCGCTATCGCCGCCAAATGGCTGGCCCGCGAAGATGCCAAGGTGGTCGCCATCCTCGGTGCTGGCGAGCAGGCGCGCCTGCAGCTGCAGGCCCTGCGTCTGGTGCGCGAGGTGCGCGAGGTGCGTATCTGGGCGCGTGATCCCGCCAAGGCCCAGGCCATGGCTGCCGAACTGAATGATGCACGCGCCGTGGACAGCGTCGACGCGGCGCTCGATGGTGCCGATATCGCCATCACCACCACGCCCAGTCGCGAGCCGCTGATCCAGCCGCAGCACCTGCGCTCCGGCCTGCATATCACTGCCATGGGTTCGGATGCCGAGCACAAGAACGAAATCGCTCCGGCCGTACTGGCGCGGGTCGATGCCTACGTGGCGGATCGCCTGAGCCAGACCCGCGTGCTTGGTGAGCTCAATCACGCCATCGCCGCCGGCCTGGTGCATGCCGAGGATGACTTCGCCGAGCTCGGCCAGGTCATCGCCGGCCAGCGTCCCGGTCGCACCGCGCCCGAGCAGATCACCCTGTGCGACCTGACCGGCACCGGCGCTCAGGACACCGCCATCGCCAGTCTTGCCTACCAGCGCGCCGTCGCGGCCGGCAAAGGCCTCAGTTTCGATTCCTGA
- the eutB gene encoding hydroxyectoine utilization dehydratase EutB yields MSSITADDLLKARQRIAGLVRQTPLEHSPSLSRLAGVPVWLKLESQQATGSFKLRGASNAVAQLDAERKRLGVVTASTGNHGRALAFAAAQQGVKAIVCLSELVPQNKVRAIRELGAEVVISGRSQDDAQLEALRIAREQGAAFIPPFDHPHVIAGQGSLGLEILEQCPDVCEVLVPLSGGGLFAGVALAINAASPAIRTHGISMQLGAAMHASLEAGEPVEVEELPTLADSLGGGIGLDNRFTYSITRELCDEVHLLDEASIARGIRHAYREERLVVEGAAAVGIAALLDGLIEPRGPVVVVISGRNIDIDQHLRVLNGADA; encoded by the coding sequence ATGTCTTCCATCACCGCCGACGATCTACTCAAGGCCCGCCAGCGTATCGCCGGCCTGGTGCGCCAGACGCCGCTGGAGCACTCGCCGAGCCTGAGTCGCCTGGCCGGCGTGCCGGTGTGGTTGAAGCTGGAATCGCAGCAGGCCACTGGCAGCTTCAAGCTGCGTGGTGCGAGCAATGCTGTGGCGCAACTGGATGCCGAGCGCAAACGCCTCGGCGTGGTCACGGCCTCCACCGGTAACCATGGCCGGGCGCTGGCCTTCGCCGCCGCGCAGCAGGGCGTGAAGGCCATCGTCTGCCTCTCCGAGCTGGTGCCGCAGAACAAGGTGCGCGCCATTCGTGAACTGGGCGCCGAGGTGGTGATCAGCGGTCGCAGCCAGGACGACGCCCAGCTGGAAGCGCTGCGTATCGCCCGCGAACAGGGCGCCGCATTTATCCCGCCGTTCGACCATCCGCATGTGATCGCCGGCCAGGGCAGCCTGGGCCTGGAGATTCTCGAGCAGTGCCCCGACGTTTGCGAAGTGCTGGTGCCGTTGTCGGGTGGCGGCCTGTTCGCGGGCGTGGCGCTGGCGATCAACGCGGCCAGTCCGGCGATTCGCACCCATGGCATCAGCATGCAGCTGGGCGCCGCCATGCATGCCAGCCTCGAGGCCGGCGAACCGGTCGAGGTAGAGGAACTGCCAACCCTGGCCGATTCCCTCGGCGGCGGTATCGGTCTGGATAACCGCTTTACCTATTCCATCACCCGCGAGCTGTGCGACGAGGTTCATTTGCTCGACGAGGCGTCCATCGCCCGTGGCATCCGCCACGCCTACCGCGAAGAAAGGCTGGTGGTCGAGGGCGCCGCAGCGGTCGGCATCGCCGCTCTGCTCGATGGCCTGATCGAACCGCGTGGCCCGGTGGTGGTGGTGATCAGCGGCCGCAATATCGATATCGATCAGCACCTGCGCGTGCTCAACGGCGCCGACGCCTGA
- a CDS encoding Lrp/AsnC family transcriptional regulator — protein sequence MHKLDRYDLKILRILAEDGRITKSALAEAINLSVTPAWERVRKLESAGLIKGYRAQIDWAALFRSQQVLVEITLARHTAQDMRRFEQRLAEEPEVGFCYATGGGVDYIAMIRARDIDHYQRFIDQLLLEDLGIERYFTYIVTKTIKADASGAPAELDD from the coding sequence ATGCACAAGCTCGACCGCTATGACCTGAAGATTCTGCGCATCCTTGCCGAGGATGGGCGGATCACCAAGTCGGCCCTGGCCGAGGCGATCAACCTCTCGGTGACACCGGCCTGGGAGCGGGTACGCAAGCTGGAAAGCGCCGGGCTGATCAAGGGCTACCGCGCGCAGATCGACTGGGCCGCGCTGTTCAGGAGCCAGCAGGTGCTGGTGGAAATCACCCTGGCCCGCCACACCGCACAGGATATGCGCCGCTTCGAACAACGCCTGGCCGAGGAGCCGGAGGTGGGCTTCTGCTACGCCACCGGCGGCGGTGTCGACTACATCGCCATGATCCGTGCCCGCGATATCGATCACTACCAGCGCTTCATCGACCAGTTGCTGCTGGAAGACCTGGGCATCGAGCGCTATTTCACCTACATCGTCACCAAGACCATCAAGGCGGACGCCTCGGGTGCGCCCGCTGAGTTGGACGACTGA
- a CDS encoding C40 family peptidase, protein MQCLDSEGLPRKGQLPGSLGLNKFFMSFCLGGALLLGICTQASATFRVYTVPATAQAAEPKPAREVIDRALGALGTPYRWGGTSPRHGFDCSGLVQYAFKTQDDLELPRTSRDLSRLDAPTVKRSDLQPGDLLFFRIRSRSVDHVAIYIGEGRFVHAPRRGTKVRIDRLNNAYWQRHFQSAKRVVPTA, encoded by the coding sequence ATGCAATGCCTTGATTCGGAAGGGCTTCCGCGCAAAGGCCAGTTACCAGGGTCACTGGGTTTGAATAAGTTTTTCATGTCATTTTGCCTGGGGGGCGCTCTTTTACTGGGAATTTGTACCCAAGCCTCCGCCACCTTTCGCGTCTACACCGTACCCGCCACTGCGCAAGCGGCCGAGCCCAAACCCGCTCGGGAAGTGATCGACCGCGCCCTCGGTGCACTGGGTACGCCTTACCGTTGGGGTGGCACCAGCCCGCGCCATGGCTTCGACTGCAGCGGTCTGGTGCAGTACGCCTTCAAGACCCAGGATGACCTCGAACTGCCGCGTACTTCCCGAGACCTGTCGCGCCTGGATGCACCCACGGTGAAACGCAGCGACCTGCAGCCGGGCGATCTGCTGTTCTTCCGTATCCGCAGCCGCTCGGTGGATCACGTCGCCATCTACATCGGTGAGGGCCGCTTCGTCCATGCGCCACGCCGTGGCACCAAGGTGCGTATCGACCGCCTCAACAACGCCTACTGGCAACGACATTTCCAGTCGGCCAAGCGCGTGGTGCCAACGGCCTGA
- a CDS encoding GNAT family N-acetyltransferase, with protein MTQDLSHWQPRPPPDQRTLLGRFVRLEALDATRHGDDLWVALQGPDPALWDYLPYGPFNERSAFDAWLTANAGSRDPLFYTVLEQGSGRALGLFSYLRITPQDGSIEIGHVVFGASMQRTPGATEAVYLLARHAFDDLGYRRLEWKCDNANARSRRAAERFGFVHEGIFRQHMVRKGRNRDTAWFAIIDGEWAMRREAFERWLAADNFAADGQQKQRLETFRA; from the coding sequence ATGACCCAGGACCTCAGCCACTGGCAACCTCGCCCGCCGCCGGATCAGCGCACGCTGCTGGGCCGTTTCGTACGCCTGGAGGCCCTCGACGCCACACGCCACGGCGATGACCTGTGGGTCGCTCTGCAGGGGCCGGACCCGGCGCTGTGGGACTATCTGCCCTACGGCCCGTTCAACGAACGCAGCGCATTCGATGCCTGGCTCACCGCTAATGCCGGCAGTCGCGACCCGCTGTTCTACACGGTGCTGGAGCAGGGCTCGGGGCGCGCCCTGGGGCTGTTCAGTTACCTGCGCATCACCCCGCAGGACGGTAGCATCGAGATCGGCCACGTGGTCTTCGGGGCGTCGATGCAGCGCACGCCAGGCGCTACCGAGGCGGTTTACTTGCTGGCCCGCCACGCCTTCGATGATCTCGGCTATCGCCGCCTGGAGTGGAAGTGCGACAACGCCAACGCGCGTTCCAGGCGAGCCGCCGAGCGCTTCGGCTTCGTCCACGAAGGGATCTTTCGCCAGCACATGGTGCGCAAGGGCAGAAACCGCGACACCGCCTGGTTCGCCATCATCGACGGCGAATGGGCCATGCGCCGAGAGGCCTTCGAGCGCTGGCTGGCAGCCGACAACTTCGCCGCTGACGGCCAGCAGAAACAGCGCCTGGAAACCTTCAGGGCCTGA
- the ehuR gene encoding MocR-like ectoine utilization transcription factor EhuR: protein MHNWKKALANARPGESKYKLLVQAVAADIEQGTLIDGQRLPPQRQVSDALGISVQTVTNAYKELERQGRVRCEVGRGSFVSRRTSERVATSMLDSSEQALMDFSNARILHTDAHDRLWRQTCLELAQEPDQPWIHAFRPIAGMQHQREAAVRWLARLGMNVGIEDVLLTSGAAHGIFLALATLAGPDDVVLCEGLTDHGAIGSSQVLGFTLKGLEMDRYGLNPEHFEDMCGNERITALVCTPNLNNPTSALMPDERRREIAEIARRYGVYIIEDDVYGPLLAGQQATRPLSHYAPELSFYCTSMTKSVLTGLRIGYLVMPKRLALRTESILRVNSWMAPSLLGEIATRWIDSGEAEDLVQLQRQLLANRQALVEQELGEHLIGNHPYSLNSWLRVPEGWETDGLLRELRRRNVALTLPDPFVPPGMPRPRAVRLCVGAECSEAKMRQGVQIVRDVFEQYPKVHDF, encoded by the coding sequence ATGCACAACTGGAAGAAGGCCTTGGCCAACGCTCGCCCGGGCGAATCGAAATACAAGCTGCTGGTTCAGGCGGTCGCCGCCGACATCGAACAGGGTACCCTGATCGACGGTCAACGGTTGCCACCGCAACGTCAGGTTTCAGATGCGCTGGGCATCAGCGTGCAGACCGTGACCAATGCCTACAAGGAGTTGGAGCGCCAGGGCCGCGTGCGTTGTGAGGTGGGCCGTGGCAGCTTCGTCTCGCGGCGCACCAGCGAGCGCGTGGCCACCAGCATGCTCGATAGCAGCGAGCAGGCGCTGATGGACTTTTCCAATGCACGCATCCTGCACACCGACGCCCACGATCGTCTGTGGCGGCAGACCTGTCTGGAGCTGGCGCAGGAGCCGGATCAGCCGTGGATTCACGCCTTCCGCCCGATTGCCGGCATGCAGCACCAGCGCGAGGCCGCGGTGCGCTGGCTGGCGCGTCTGGGCATGAACGTGGGCATCGAGGACGTGCTGCTGACCAGCGGCGCCGCCCACGGTATTTTCCTCGCCCTGGCTACCCTGGCCGGTCCGGATGACGTGGTGCTCTGCGAAGGCCTGACCGACCACGGCGCCATCGGCAGCTCGCAGGTGCTCGGCTTCACCCTCAAGGGCCTGGAGATGGATCGCTACGGCCTGAACCCCGAGCATTTCGAGGACATGTGCGGTAACGAACGAATCACCGCTTTGGTTTGTACGCCCAACCTGAACAACCCGACCAGCGCGCTGATGCCCGACGAGCGCCGCCGCGAGATCGCCGAGATCGCCCGCCGCTATGGCGTGTACATCATCGAGGACGACGTCTACGGCCCGCTGCTTGCCGGCCAGCAGGCCACGCGGCCACTGAGTCACTACGCGCCGGAGCTGTCGTTCTATTGCACCAGCATGACCAAGTCGGTGCTCACCGGTCTGCGCATCGGTTACCTAGTGATGCCCAAACGCCTGGCCCTGCGCACCGAGAGCATCCTGCGGGTCAACAGCTGGATGGCGCCTTCGCTGCTCGGGGAGATCGCCACGCGCTGGATCGACTCCGGCGAGGCCGAAGATCTGGTGCAGTTGCAGCGGCAATTGCTGGCCAACCGGCAGGCGTTGGTGGAGCAGGAGCTGGGCGAACACCTGATCGGCAACCACCCCTATTCGCTCAACAGCTGGCTGCGTGTGCCCGAAGGCTGGGAGACCGATGGCCTCCTGCGCGAACTACGCCGGCGCAATGTCGCGCTGACTCTGCCCGACCCGTTCGTTCCGCCCGGCATGCCGCGTCCGCGAGCGGTGCGCCTGTGCGTCGGCGCCGAATGCAGCGAAGCGAAGATGCGCCAGGGCGTGCAGATCGTGCGTGACGTCTTCGAGCAGTACCCGAAGGTGCATGATTTTTGA